A window from Drosophila subobscura isolate 14011-0131.10 chromosome O, UCBerk_Dsub_1.0, whole genome shotgun sequence encodes these proteins:
- the LOC117899401 gene encoding LOW QUALITY PROTEIN: arrestin domain-containing protein 3 (The sequence of the model RefSeq protein was modified relative to this genomic sequence to represent the inferred CDS: inserted 1 base in 1 codon) codes for MPTTCVFQLDRLNPIYNSGEYISGRILLRTDKVKRVNAVYVTLEGEAKVQWTMSGKSETANYSGHQQYLHSRTNVFDNTLFRAGVHVYVLTLRIPPDCPSSCKGPYGYIAYTIXLTIDKPWGFDEVFRKPITVVQTLDLNFNTEFALPVKDENVKFLCHWPCVSGPICSTLALPASGFTPLQEVPFRLEVDNQSPHYDIIGVEVSIKQHFVFLSRKPVKRNFFTKTLTKELITDRTLRLSKRVYESSICVPMDTPRSTLNPNYIVFLHYTLQVKLKTGCFHYDTDLSVPIIVGTTSLQHLRSSVHTTQPTARTTTPERQRLIERVSPRPPVVAEEEETVPEAATDAHQGIDDDEPPSYDSCLPPSFSFATLAGSQQTLESHGGQHVILHQIHLPKFPGFSTFIGRAPAQGMEDSGLDMQLYRSYGSLNTDQTGRSLDTFGSLCGPLSEEVELEAEHANEVQVQVQVEVEPAQVHQPRPRPRQIEAIQDEHLF; via the exons ATGCCCACCACCTGTGTTTTTCAGCTGGATCGCCTGAATCCCATCTACAACAGCGGCGAGTACATAAGCGGACGCATTCTGCTACGAACGGATAAGGTGAAGCGTGTCAATG CGGTTTATGTGACACTGGAGGGCGAGGCCAAGGTTCAGTGGACAATGAGCGGGAAGAGTGAAACGGCCAACTATTCGGGCCATCAGCAATACTTACACTCCCGCACCAATGTCTTTGACAACACCCTGTTCCGTGCTGGCGTCCATGTCTATGTCCTGACACTGCGCATCCCACCCGACTGTCCGAGCAGCTGCAAGGGTCCCTATGGCTACATTGCCTACACCA TCCTGACCATCGACAAGCCCTGGGGATTCGATGAGGTCTTTCGCAAGCCCATCACAGTGGTGCAGACACTGGACCTTAACTTCAATACAGAGTTTGCG CTACCCGTCAAGGATGAGAACGTCAAATTTCTTTGCCATTGGCCCTGCGTTTCGGGTCCGATTTGCTCCACCCTGGCATTACCTGCCTCTGGGTTCACGCCCTTGCAGGAGGTGCCCTTCCGCCTGGAGGTGGACAATCAATCGCCGCACTACGACATCATCGGCGTGGAGGTCTCCATCAAGCAGCActttgtctttctctctcgcaaaCCCGTGAAGCGAAACTTCTTTACCAAAACTCTGACCAAGGAACTGATCACGGATCGCACCCTGCGGCTGTCCAAGCGAGTGTATGAGTCCAGCATCTGTGTGCCCATGGACACGCCCCGTTCCACCCTGAATCCCAATTACATTGTCTTTCTGCACTACACTCTGCAGGTGAAGCTAAAGACGGGCTGCTTTCACTACGACACGGATTTGTCCGTGCCCATTATTGTGGGCACCACATCGCTGCAGCATTTGCGTAGCTCTGTCCACACCACACAACCGACGGCGAGGACAACGACCCCGGAGAGGCAGCGACTGATAGAGCGAGTGTCACCCCGTCCGCCAGTGGTGGCCGAGGAAGAGGAGACGGTCCCGGAGGCGGCTACGGATGCACATCAGGGAATAGATGATGATGAGCCGCCCTCGTACGACAGTTGCC TGCCACCTTCCTTCAGCTTTGCCACTCTTGCAGGCAGTCAACAGACCTTGGAAAGTCATGGTGGCCAGCATGTAATCCTCCATCAAATCCATCTGCCCAAATTTCCGGGTTTTAGCACCTTCATAGGTCGAGCCCCGGCACAGGGCATGGAGGACTCCGGTCTGGATATGCAGCTGTATCGTTCGTATGGCTCATTGAACACCGATCAAACGGGTCGCAGTCTGGACACCTTTGGTTCCCTATGTGGTCCACTGTCCGAAGAAGTAGAACTAGAGGCTGAGCATGCAAACGaagtgcaggtgcaggtgcaggtggaggtggagccaGCACAAGTTCATCAGCCACGTCCACGCCCACGCCAGATAGAGGCCATTCAGGATGAGCATCTGTTTTAG
- the LOC117899403 gene encoding arrestin domain-containing protein 3 has translation MTVTCEIEFDNNPHGTYFGGQVLTGRVTLKLDKVKLVKAVTLNINGYSETRWRERRGGNARRRKARRTFYGREDYIASKTFLVGSNLSSQCSIEPGVHVYNFACQIPTECPSSFEGTHGRVRYMTSVTLVRPWKFDQNYTRCFTVLKVMDLNFDSPLLRVPAHSETSKTYCCWPCTSDPLALQLTLPQTGFVPGQNVPLSVLVTNDSHIPVEQLMVTLVMLVTYHSKPPSMPNSTFERYILNTVKGDSVARNCKKLFNYELRVPATPPTCFNLCGLIQIAYQVEVEAQVKGCHTNEQVSVPLTIGSVPLSQHVHIQPRGMPQQPLDAQGLASAPPADPANPWAVDDSIPPPNYQEAVHMRSAASSSKKDDTDDDPEPVQPNTLNPDGSVYQPLYPVFDIPSPTAPPPSDWTQNYMAERAFVNPAADADKEKGTWL, from the exons ATGACTGTAACCTGTGAAATCGAGTTCGACAACAATCCCCATGGAACGTATTTCGGGGGCCAAGTTCTTACGGGTAGAGTTACTCTGAAGTTGGACAAAGTGAAGCTGGTGAAAG CCGTCACATTGAATATAAATGGCTATTCGGAGACCCGTTGGCGCGAGAGGAGAGGTGGCAATGCCAGGCGCCGCAAGGCACGACGCACATTCTATGGCCGTGAGGATTATATAGCATCCAAGACGTTCCTTGTGGGTTCCAATTTGAGCA GCCAATGTTCCATTGAACCCGGTGTACATGTCTACAACTTTGCCTGTCAGATACCCACAGAGTGTCCCTCCTCCTTTGAGGGCACCCATGGAAGAGTTCGCTACATGACGAGTGTCACGCTGGTCAGGCCATGGAAATTTGATCAGAATTACACGCGCTGCTTCACTGTACTCAAAGTGATGGACCTGAACTTTGACAGTCCCCTGCTGAGGGTGCCCGCACACAGTGAGACCTCGAAGacctactgctgctggccgtgtACCTCGGATCCGCTGGCTCTGCAGCTGACCCTTCCGCAGACAGGTTTTGTGCCCGGACAGAATGTACCCCTGAGCGTGCTGGTGACCAACGACAGTCACATTCCGGTGGAGCAACTGATGGTCACCCTCGTCATGTTGGTCACCTATCACAGCAAGCCCCCATCGATGCCGAACTCCACCTTCGAGCGGTACATCCTGAACACCGTCAAGGGGGATTCCGTGGCAAGGAACTGCAAGAAGCTGTTCAACTACGAGCTCAGGGTTCCTGCCACTCCTCCGACGTGCTTCAATCTGTGCGGCCTCATCCAGATCGCCTaccaggtggaggtggaggcacAGGTCAAGGGATGCCACACGAACGAGCAGGTCAGCGTTCCATTGACCATAGGAAGTGTGCCCTTGTCGCAGCACGTTCACATTCAGCCACGTGGCATGCCACAACAGCCACTTGATGCTCAGGGACTGGCCTCCGCTCCGCCAGCAGACCCCGCCAATCCCTGGGCTGTCGATGATTCCATAC CTCCTCCCAACTACCAGGAGGCTGTCCATATGCGATCTGCTGCTTCTAGCAGTAAGAAAGACGACACAGACGACGATCCAGAGCCCGTACAGCCAAATACTCTCAATCCCGATGGCAGCGTCTACCAGCCGCTCTATCCGGTCTTCGATATACCAAGTCCCACGGCTCCACCTCCTTCCGATTGGACACAGAACTATATGGCCGAAAGGGCCTTTGTGAATCCAGCTGCGGATGCGGACAAGGAAAAGGGAACTTGGCTTTGA
- the LOC117899405 gene encoding LOW QUALITY PROTEIN: arrestin domain-containing protein 3 (The sequence of the model RefSeq protein was modified relative to this genomic sequence to represent the inferred CDS: substituted 1 base at 1 genomic stop codon), producing the protein MPTVCTFELDHSDPIYYSGEVINGRINLHTDSNKSVNEVYILFRGEAKVSWNEHKTRTSNGKTQHYTENYRGKQTYLRTRTQVFGSGDLPSGDHQYTFCISLPLDCPTSCDMKYGKIFYEISLVIDKQWGFNKDFKQPLTVIQTYNLNISPDLLIPLVREDVKYFCCWPCTSGPVLSTLTIPFGGYAPGQKIHYSLEIDNKSGAYDLDGFELQLKQVSLFKAQTPHYKTRDIDKRLYGCCKGERVLRFSKRVINGTLLIPSVPPTTRTDSIIAISYRVLFSIKMGDCHMDAEFDVPLVIGTIPLAQSAEDPTHVAEWIPHTPDTPAGATGGDMPPSYENCXPPTFEEATNLGDRFIDTDVDEQNPTNDFIPRYPMYTNFAQPTAPPESNDSPLPSDVPILSLPHGATAPPNAESSNGAPERGTSYGWTASA; encoded by the exons ATGCCAACAGTGTGCACATTTGAGCTGGATCACAGCGATCCAATTTACTATAGCGGCGAGGTAATCAATGGACGCATTAATCTCCATACAGACTCCAACAAGTCGGTAAATG AGGTCTATATACTCTTTCGTGGCGAGGCAAAAGTGAGTTGGAACGAACACAAGACGAGGACCAGCAATGGCAAGACGCAACATTACACTGAAAATTATCGGGGCAAGCAAACGTATTTGAGAACCCGCACCCAAGTGTTCGGATCAGGAGATCTGCCTTCTGGCGACCACCAGTACACCTTCTGCATATCCCTGCCACTGGATTGCCCGACATCGTGCGATATGAAATACGGAAAGATCTTCTATGAGATCTCTTTGGTCATCGATAAGCAGTGGGGCTTCAATAAGGACTTTAAGCAGCCACTGACGGTGATTCAAACCTACAACCTAAATATTTCCCCAGATTTGTTG ATACCCCTAGTTCGCGAGGATGTTAAGTATTTCTGCTGTTGGCCCTGCACATCAGGACCGGTTCTGTCCACCCTCACCATACCCTTTGGTGGCTATGCGCCCGGCCAGAAGATTCACTATAGCCTGGAGATAGACAACAAGTCGGGGGCCTATGATTTGGATGGCttcgagctgcagctgaaacAAGTAAGCCTGTTCAAGGCCCAAACTCCGCATTACAAGACGCGCGATATCGACAAGAGACTCTATGGCTGCTGCAAGGGAGAGCGAGTGCTGCGTTTCTCCAAGCGCGTCATCAATGGTACCCTGCTCATTCCGTCAGTGCCGCCCACCACAAGGACTGACTCCATCATAGCCATCAGCTACAGGGTACTCTTTTCAATCAAAATGGGCGACTGCCACATGGACGCGGAGTTCGATGTTCCCCTTGTGATTGGAACCATACCACTGGCGCAGAGCGCTGAGGATCCCACACACGTGGCCGAATGGATACCGCATACGCCCGACACACCCGCGGGAGCGACTGGTGGGGATATGCCACCTAGCTATGAgaattgtt AGCCGCCCACCTTTGAAGAGGCCACAAACCTTGGCGACAGGTTCATCGACACGGACGTGGACGAGCAAAATCCTACGAATGACTTCATACCCCGCTATCCCATGTACACGAACTTTGCCCAGCCCACGGCACCGCCAGAATCGAACGACTCCCCGCTCCCCTCTGATGTACCTATTCTGTCCCTGCCCCATGGCGCCACTGCCCCACCTAATGCAGAGAGCTCGAATGGAGCCCCAGAAAGGGGTACATCTTATGGTTGGACTGCCAGTGCATAG
- the LOC117898149 gene encoding arrestin domain-containing protein 17: protein MLAEKTICHPTPICWDPSKTTTDTSLQAGVHNYNFSCQLPYQCPSSFEGRYGCIRYIVKVLLIRPWKYDQAYTTGFTVLKMMDLNFETPQLRLAAHSEGYRTFCCGPCKTDPLKLELNLPQAGYVPGQKIPVTVVVVNNSSVAVSELRLSLVMLIRYFSLSPDHARVERIIISRAKGDAVLKQCTRSLTIDLPVPSTPPTCVELSNLIQIAYQVEVQALIKSLREEQLMIMPVTIGTMPLAVSGIVVQQPPRRSARYDGPADELPVVTALGSVPNDLTPREGDTFAPKYEESRHTPRGNINEEEIHAFGINEFAPLYPVYSIPTPTPTSSANAGNAGFVNHSYEK, encoded by the exons ATGCTGGCAGAGAAGACTATCTGTCATCCAACACCTATCTGCTGGGATCCGAGCAAA ACAACAACAGACACATCATTACAGGCCGGGGTGCATAACTACAATTTTTCCTGCCAGCTGCCCTACCAGTGTCCTTCCTCCTTCGAGGGTCGCTATGGCTGCATACGATACATAGTGAAGGTATTGCTCATTCGACCCTGGAAATACGATCAGGCGTATACCACGGGATTCACGGTACTCAAGATGATGGATCTGAACTTTGAAACCCCACAGCTGCGG TTGGCGGCACACAGCGAGGGATATCGCACCTTCTGCTGCGGTCCCTGCAAGACGGATCCcttgaagctggagctgaaccTGCCCCAGGCGGGCTATGTGCCCGGACAGAAGATCCCCGTCACCGTTGTGGTGGTGAACAACAGCAGTGTGGCCGTCTCCGAGCTGCGTCTCTCACTGGTTATGCTCATCCGCTACTTCAGCCTCAGTCCCGATCACGCACGCGTCGAACGCATCATCATTTCCAGGGCGAAAGGAGATGCCGTGCTGAAGCAGTGCACCCGCTCCCTGACCATTGACCTGCCCGTCCCGTCCACGCCACCCACCTGTGTGGAGTTGAGCAATCTCATCCAGATTGCCTACCAGGTGGAGGTGCAGGCGCTGATCAAGAGTCTCCGCGAGGAACAGCTGATGATCATGCCAGTTACGATTGGCACCATGCCCCTGGCCGTATCGGGGATTGTTGTCCAGCAGCCGCCACGCCGAAGTGCCCGCTATGATGGTCCTGCAGATGAATTGCCTGTGGTCACGGCCCTGGGGAGTGTGCCCAACGATTTGACACCCCGTGAGGGGGACACAT TCGCTCCGAAATATGAGGAGTCCCGACACACCCCGCGCGGAAATATCAACGAGGAGGAGATCCATGCCTTTGGCATCAATGAATTTGCTCCCCTGTATCCAGTGTACAGCATACCAACTCCCACGCCAACAAGCTCTGCGAATGCGGGGAATGCAGGGTTCGTAAATCACAGCTATGAGAAGTAA
- the LOC117899407 gene encoding arrestin domain-containing protein 5: MNHRCDMQLDSPSGVYRAGETVNGHIYLTLTERALIKAISLEANGFALTEWLKAQKAGKPKKSEQKNLQVEKQPLAFENRVDYFAKIDYFVGSEAAQPQLMEAGTYSYGFHVKLPKNCPSSYEGPHGHIRYTLQLLIHSSADRPIDVIHIRQLQVYSESELCKESRSGEVQCLEQTPRMKFWQRPLQLHLQIPRQGYSPGAGISVHVKLHNPQQLPLKEVVYKLNMVSTYVGLQRNKPKRRDIKVERQTLLSSGHELASLPRSELEHFQHLHMLQVPQTPATLSSAACACLQINYEVEVLVRTQQEKRSIMAQIPLTIGNVTPPCPNAIRSMDPLVASAPEQSPTPDTATKLAPDFSVSMTSLASNFREAEFMTATNLNKTNKHALSGENLDFRPRYLYYELDQNQAQEEVAAH, encoded by the exons ATGAACCACCGCTGTGACATGCAATTGGATAGCCCCAGTGGGGTATATCGTGCCGGGGAGACAGTTAATGGTCACATATACCTAACCCTAACGGAGCGTGCCCTAATAAAAG CCATTTCCCTGGAGGCAAATGGATTTGCACTCACTGAATGGCTGAAGGCCCAAAAGGCAGGGAAACCCAAGAAGTCCGAGCAGAAAAATCTTCAGGTGGAAAAGCAGCCTCTGGCTTTTGAGAATCGTGTGGACTACTTTGCCAAAATCGATTATTTTGTGGGATCGGAGGCGGCCCAGCCGCAGCTCATGGAGGCCGGCACCTACAGCTATGGTTTCCATGTGAAGCTGCCCAAGAATTGCCCCAGCAGCTACGAGGGGCCCCATGGACACATTCGATACACTTTGCAGCTGCTCATTCACAGCAGCGCGGATCGACCCATAGATGTGATTCACATACGCCAGCTGCAGGTGTACTCCGAGAGCGAACTGTGCAAGGAGTCTAGAAGTGGCGAGGTACAGTGCCTGGAGCAGACGCCACGGATGAAGTTCTGGCAGAGAcccctgcagctgcacctACAAATTCCCCGCCAGGGATACTCCCCTGGGGCAGGTATTTCAGTGCATGTGAAGCTGCACAAtccccagcagctgccgctcaAGGAGGTCGTCTACAAGCTCAATATGGTGAGCACCTATGTGGGCCTGCAGAGGAACAAGCCAAAGCGCCGCGATATCAAAGTGGAGAGGCAAACCCTTCTGAGCAGCGGCCACGAGCTGGCCAGCCTGCCCCGCAGCGAACTGGAGCATTTCCAACATCTTCATATGCTCCAAGTGCCACAGACGCCGGCCACATTATCCTCGGCGGCCTGCGCCTGCCTGCAGATCAACTACGAGGTAGAAGTCCTGGTGCGCAcgcagcaggagaagcgcTCCATCATGGCGCAAATTCCCCTTACCATAGGCAATGTGACGCCACCGTGTCCGAACGCCATCCGGTCAATGGATCCCCTGGTAGCCTCAGCCCCGGAACAGTCGCCCACGCCGGACACAGCCACGAAATTGGCTCCCGACTTTAGCGTTTCCATGACCTCATTGG CCTCCAATTTTCGCGAGGCGGAATTTATGACGGCCACCAATTTGAACAAAACCAACAAGCATGCTCTGTCCGGGGAGAATCTGGACTTTAGGCCACGCTATCTATACTATGAACTGGACCAGAACCAGGCCCAGGAAGAAGTTGCAGCCCATTGA
- the LOC117899406 gene encoding arrestin domain-containing protein 2 encodes MVICEIQFNNNAQGIYYAGQVISGQVVIQTDKVKQVKAVVLKIKGYAETHWADPEYDSADQSSGSSFNGHVDYLATKAYLHGSSSSVEVQIEPGTSTYRFACQIPLTCPSSFEGTYGRVRYIVNVMFLRPWKFDQNFNRCFTVLKVMDLNTESLMLRVPTQVESQRTYCCIPCTSKPLSLRLSLPQGGFVPGQTIPMGVLVSNDSHIQIEEITVRLAMVVIYYSRPPCADTNKDRFVVAEKTGEGVSKNSRKQFTFDLQVPATPPTCFNLCSIIQIGYQVEAEVKVKGCHSGQSVHMPVTIGSVPLTKQLQKQPRTWEGDPLPPEVDAKALILLQEEAVDAAACPPSPWAADPSITPPNFNEAKHIRPDRQRSSKSKKKSQKKAQTEEIVYTPLYAVFDLTSEMENAIERPKGYQTEGGFVNEDIDRSTWL; translated from the exons ATGGTAATCTGTGAGATACagtttaataacaatgcccaGGGGATTTACTATGCCGGACAGGTGATCTCTGGACAAGTTGTGATCCAAACGGACAAGGTGAAACAGGTAAAAG CTGTGGTTCTTAAAATCAAAGGGTATGCTGAAACACATTGGGCAGATCCCGAATACGATTCGGCAGACCAATCAAGTGGCTCGTCGTTCAATGGACATGTGGATTATCTAGCCACAAAGGCGTATCTCCATGGATCATCTTCAAGCGTAG AAGTGCAAATTGAACCTGGAACAAGTACATACCGATTTGCCTGCCAAATACCCTTGACATGTCCCTCATCTTTCGAGGGCACTTATGGTCGTGTGCGTTACATTGTAAATGTTATGTTTCTACGTCCCTGGAAGTTTGATCAGAACTTTAATCGTTGCTTCACTGTGCTCAAAGTGATGGACCTGAACACGGAGAGCCTGATGTTGAGG GTTCCCACTCAAGTCGAGTCCCAGAGGACCTACTGCTGTATTCCCTGCACCTCGAAGCCACTGAGTCTTCGCCTCTCCTTGCCCCAAGGGGGCTTTGTGCCAGGACAGACTATACCCATGGGTGTTCTTGTCTCCAATGACAGTCACATACAGATTGAGGAGATCACCGTCCGATTGGCCATGGTGGTGATCTACTACAGTCGGCCCCCTTGTGCGGACACCAACAAGGACCGCTTTGTGGTGGCTGAGAAAACGGGCGAGGGTGTCTCGAAAAACAGTCGAAAACAATTCACATTTGATCTGCAAGTCCCAGCCACACCGCCGACCTGCTTCAACCTTTGCAGCATCATTCAGATCGGCTATCAGGTGGAGGCTGAGGTTAAGGTCAAGGGCTGTCATTCGGGCCAAAGTGTTCATATGCCAGTGACCATAGGCAGCGTACCGCTGACCAaacagctgcagaagcagccCAGAACCTGGGAGGGAGATCCATTGCCACCAGAAGTGGATGCCAAGGCTCTGATATTGTTACAGGAAGAAGCAGTTGATGCGGCAGCTTGTCCACCCAGTCCCTGGGCAGCTGATCCCTCCATAA CTCCACCAAACTTCAACGAGGCCAAACACATACGACCAGATCGGCAACGGTCTTCCAAGTCGAAGAAAAAATCCCAGAAGAAGGCACAGACGGAGGAAATTGTGTACACGCCTTTGTATGCCGTCTTTGATCTGACcagtgaaatggaaaatgctatTGAGAGACCAAAAGGCTATCAGACTGAAGGAGGATTTGTCAACGAGGACATCGATAGAAGCACTTGGTTGTAA
- the LOC117899404 gene encoding arrestin domain-containing protein 17, with product MGIICQILFHNNTHGVYYAGQTIFGQVTLSTDTLRQVKGIFLKVRGFAETNWTESRTDSNNKSTSESYSGFEKFMSSKVYLFGSSTSAESPFEPGTRTYQFACKIPSHCPSSFEGNIGRISYRIGVNIVQSWKYDSLFSRAFTVLQTKDLFTYNSVAHVPVQAKSAKTFGFWPFKSDPLSLELTLPQSIFYPGQMVPLSLLVGNDSNIKVQELKVSLAMIVTYFSDLGCGSNMERFSVVKMRSDGVLRNTRKQFEFQLQVPSTPATCFHLCRIIKIAYQIEVVAKVKGMHVNATLYVPVTICGAPQSAHARQALTQEKEDEEKPLVPDPGALTLIPSDCHECVEGAAGPSAPVSPWEEDPSIAPPSYSEAMHIRPDAEKSKLMSADAEPLGGLPYKPLYPVFDSTTPAKEKQEYQAEEKKEDPAGYSEEKKK from the exons ATGGGAATCATTTGCCAAATTCTATTTCATAACAATACCCATGGGGTTTACTATGCCGGACAAACGATTTTTGGTCAGGTGACGCTCAGCACGGATACATTGAGACAAGTCAAGG GCATTTTTCTAAAGGTCAGAGGATTTGCCGAGACCAACTGGACAGAGAGCAGGACGGACTCGAATAACAAATCCACCTCAGAGTCGTACAGTGGATTCGAAAAATTTATGTCCAGCAAGGTGTATCTCTTCGGTTCGAGTACCAGCGCTG AATCCCCCTTTGAGCCTGGTACTAGGACATACCAATTTGCTTGCAAAATACCCTCCCATTGTCCCTCTTCGTTCGAGGGTAACATTGGTCGTATTAGCTATAGGATTGGTGTGAATATCGTCCAATCCTGGAAGTACGACAGTTTGTTCTCTCGCGCTTTCACTGTTCTGCAAACAAAGGACTTGTTCACCTATAATTCTGTGGCACAC GTTCCAGTGCAGGCAAAGTCCGCAAAGACCTTTGGCTTCTGGCCCTTCAAGTCGGATCCCTTGAGTCTGGAGCTAACGCTGCCTCAATCAATCTTTTATCCTGGCCAAATGGTGCCCCTGTCTCTTTTGGTGGGTAATGACAGCAACATCAAGGTGCAGGAGCTAAAAGTGAGCCTGGCCATGATCGTCACTTACTTCAGCGACTTGggttgtggcagcaacatggAGCGCTTCTCCGTTGTGAAAATGAGGTCCGATGGCGTGTTGAGAAACACCCGAAAGCAATTCGAATTCCAGCTGCAAGTGCCCTCCACCCCGGCCACGTGCTTCCATCTGTGTCGAATCATCAAGATTGCCTACCAGATCGAAGTGGTGGCCAAAGTCAAGGGAATGCATGTCAATGCCACACTCTACGTGCCTGTGACCATCTGTGGTGCGCCCCAATCAGCGCACGCACGGCAAGCACTGACACAGGAGAaggaggacgaggagaagCCCCTGGTGCCAGATCCAGGAGCATTGACTTTGATTCCCAGCGATTGCCACGAATGTGTGGAAGGTGCTGCAGGTCCAAGTGCTCCAGTCAGTCCGTGGGAGGAGGATCCTTCAATTG CTCCTCCTAGCTATTCAGAGGCCATGCACATACGTCCTGATGCAGAGAAGTCCAAGCTAATGTCAGCAGATGCCGAACCCTTGGGTGGATTGCCCTATAAGCCTTTGTACCCTGTTTTTGATTCCACAACTCCAGCAAAGGAGAAGCAGGAATATCAGGCAGAAGAGAAGAAGGAAGACCCCGCAGGATATTCCGAAGAGAAAAAGAAGTGA
- the LOC117899402 gene encoding LOW QUALITY PROTEIN: arrestin domain-containing protein 17 (The sequence of the model RefSeq protein was modified relative to this genomic sequence to represent the inferred CDS: inserted 1 base in 1 codon), whose product MSKNCMITFDQNEHGTYFTGQVITGKVIVNLXKTKKLRGIKLQISGYALAQWRVRRRGKAMPIQNPKKRTKHLFSGREDYIASTTYLMGSEQGSCFNIDAGTYTYTFACPIPSHCPSSFEGAYGHIRYLAKVTFLKAGASNRTHNVGFTVLKLLDLNQESKMLREPASNEALEYFCMLHTHPVELKVTLQQQGYVPGQFMLIHAQVRNDSSSDCKKLLIMIHLRATYTADQPSLRTTSEKIMLVKRECGPVAHHAQKIYTETLRIPATAPTCEHLSKVVRVSYEVRVVAVMNWLMSNPRVVIPITIGNVPLSTAGPSFPETPLPSDLPCTSTRAMELSQMGMGVNNSGYERSESLEDFELPEDGDDELDTDEFVADLPPPTYEQAIFMSTDIADTDANTVSEASQFTPRYPVFDVDTFQTPPPNPPQKKRRRRRRRPAEPGQQKTANPEKQQLEKQPVESPVQI is encoded by the exons ATGTCGAAAAACTGCATGATAACATTCGATCAGAATGAGCATGGTACCTACTTCACCGGACAGGTGATAACCGGAAAAGTGATTGTCAATC ACAAAACCAAGAAACTGCGTG GAATCAAACTGCAAATCAGCGGCTATGCCTTGGCCCAGTGGAGGGTTCGAAGACGTGGCAAAGCCATGCCCATACAGAATCCCAAAAAGAGAACCAAACACTTGTTCAGTGGACGTGAGGATTACATTGCCTCCACCACATATCTAATGGGATCGGAGCAGGGCAGCTGCTTCAACATCGATGCCGGCACGTACACCTACACCTTTGCCTGTCCCATACCCAGCCATTGCCCATCCTCCTTCGAGGGAGCCTACGGACACATACGGTACCTGGCAAAGGTCACATTTCTGAAGGCAGGCGCCTCCAATCGCACCCACAATGTCGGCTTCACTGTACTCAAGCTGTTGGATCTGAATCAGGAGAGCAAGATGCTCCGTGAACCGGCGAGCAATGAGGCCCTCGAATACTTCTGCATGTTGCACACACATCCCGTGGAGCTGAAGGtgacactgcagcagcagggctaTGTCCCGGGACAGTTTATGCTGATCCACGCCCAGGTGCGCAACGACTCCAGCTCCGATTGCAAGAAGCTGTTGATTATGATCCATCTGCGGGCCACCTACACGGCGGATCAGCCCTCGCTGCGCACCACATCCGAGAAGATCATGTTGGTCAAGCGCGAGTGTGGACCCGTAGCCCATCATGCCCAGAAGATCTACACGGAGACGCTGCGCATTCCGGCCACGGCGCCCACCTGCGAGCACCTCAGCAAGGTGGTAAGAGTGTCCTATGAGGTGCGGGTGGTGGCCGTAATGAACTGGTTGATGTCCAACCCGAGGGTCGTAATACCCATTACCATTGGGAATGTCCCTCTGTCCACAGCGGGTCCCTCGTTCCCAGAGACTCCGCTTCCATCGGATTTGCCCTGCACATCCACCCGAGCCATGGAACTCTCccaaatgggaatgggagtaAATAATTCTGGATACGAGCGGAGCGAGTCACTGGAAGATTTCGAGCTGCCAGAGGATGGCGATGACGAGCTGGACACAGATGAATTCGTCGCCGATTTAC CTCCTCCAACATACGAACAGGCGATTTTCATGTCCACCGACATCGCCGACACAGACGCCAATACCGTGAGCGAAGCCTCTCAGTTTACGCCACGTTATCCCGTCTTCGACGTGGACACCTTCCAGACGCCACCACCAAATCCGCCCCAGAAGAAgcgacgtcgtcgtcgccgaAGACCAGCCGAACCGGGCCAGCAAAAGACAGCAAATCCGGAGAAGCAACAGCTGGAGAAGCAGCCAGTCGAGTCTCCCGTGCAGATTTGA